In a single window of the Coffea eugenioides isolate CCC68of chromosome 3, Ceug_1.0, whole genome shotgun sequence genome:
- the LOC113766930 gene encoding uncharacterized protein LOC113766930, producing the protein MELSFSIQHRDERTLATKYEKLGGKVKWMGKPDKIIYKAAAEMAAIDPSQCVAIGDSLYHDIKGANATGISSAFITGGIHATELGLDTFGEIADDSSVVALALRHDAYPSYVLPSFNW; encoded by the exons ATGGAACTGTCTTTTAGCATCCAGCATCGCGATGAAA GAACATTGGCAACCAAATATGAGAAACTTGGCGGTAAAGTGAAATGGATGGGCAAGCCTGATAAG ATCATCTATAAAGCAGCTGCGGAAATGGCTGCTATAGATCCTTCACAGTGTGTTGCCATTGGAGATTCTCTGTACCATGACATAAAAGGTGCAAATGCCACTGGTATCTCATCAGCATTTATCACTGGTGGGATCCATGCGACTGAACTTGGACTTGATACCTTCGGAGAAATTGCTGATGATTCTTCTGTGGTTGCTCTTGCCTTAAGACATGATGCTTATCCATCATATGTGTTGCCTTCATTCAATTGGTAG
- the LOC113764607 gene encoding L-type lectin-domain containing receptor kinase IV.1-like, with protein sequence MSSKLVTAILANFVVVHIGVGVGAAASNDFGFIYQGFQSSNLSLDGLATVTKNGLLRITNTTKLQTGHAFYPNPLKFKTKSNSSAFSFSTQFVFAIVAEVPGMPGPGMAFVIAPTRGLAEGPSTRFLGLFNTSTDGNRTNHVFAVELDTIQNPDFEDINDNHVGIDINSMTSKVSQPASYQANNKNLFDNLTLSSGQEMQLWVEYDGVARRIDVTLAPVAASKPHTPLLSLTYDLSPIFQQSMYVGFSAATSPRDIGSSHFILGWSFRMNGVAQALDLSRLPKLPRFGHKKVSEIFTVGLPLICMLFLLILISGVAYYLSRKWKFAEVLEEWELAYGPHRFKYKDLYIATKGFREKEMLGEGGFGRVYKGVLPTSKVEVAIKKVSHQARQGMREFIAEIVSIGRLRHRNLVPLLGYCRRKGELLLVYEFMSNGSLDKFLYNQPKYILSWSQRLRVIKGVASGLFYLHEEWEQVVIHRDVKASNVLLDSELNGRLGDFGLARLYDHGTLPQSTHVAGSLGYLAPEHSRTGRATTSTDVYAFGAFLLEVACGRRPIEPQAAPEEKVILVDWVFSCWKAGNILQAVDQKLGTEFVKEEADLVLKLGLLCSHSEPKIRPSMRQILLYLEGSVALPDLSSLAMGVSAVGLGFAHPAGFENILSSFAFSTEKRFSHSVADSTLSGGRQLRCSSF encoded by the coding sequence ATGTCATCCAAACTAGTAACAGCTATCTTAGCCAATTTTGTAGTAGTTCACATAGGAGTTGGTGTTGGTGCAGCAGCTTCTAACGATTTTGGGTTCATCTATCAAGgatttcaatcatcaaatctaaGTCTGGATGGATTAGCCACGGTCACCAAAAATGGCCTCCTAAGGATAACCAACACCACCAAATTACAAACGGGGCACGCCTTCTATCCTAATCCCCTCAAATTCAAGACAAAATCTAATAGTTCAGCTTTCTCCTTTTCCACCCAATTTGTGTTTGCTATCGTGGCTGAAGTACCAGGCATGCCTGGTCCGGGAATGGCTTTCGTGATTGCGCCAACAAGAGGCCTTGCAGAAGGGCCCTCCACTCGTTTCCTCGGCCTCTTCAACACAAGCACCGATGGAAATCGAACAAATCACGTTTTTGCGGTGGAGCTTGACACTATCCAAAACCCAGATTTTGAAGATATCAATGACAACCATGTTGGTATTGATATTAACTCTATGACCTCCAAGGTATCCCAGCCAGCAAGTTACCAGGCTAATAACAAGAATTTATTTGACAACTTAACTCTTAGCAGCGGTCAAGAGATGCAACTTTGGGTCGAATACGACGGGGTGGCGAGGAGAATCGATGTTACATTAGCTCCAGTAGCGGCATCTAAACCACATACTCCTCTTTTGTCTTTGACATATGATCTTTCGCCAATTTTTCAGCAAAGCATGTATGTTGGCTTTTCTGCAGCCACTAGTCCACGCGACATAGGATCATCTCATTTTATACTTGGATGGAGCTTCAGGATGAATGGCGTTGCGCAGGCTCTTGATCTCTCTCGGCTCCCCAAGCTACCTCGGTTTGGACATAAGAAAGTATCTGAAATTTTCACTGTGGGATTGCCCCtgatttgcatgcttttcttgtTAATACTAATATCCGGAGTAGCTTATTATCTAAGCAGGAAGTGGAAGTTTGCAGAAGTGCTGGAAGAATGGGAGCTTGCTTATGGACCTCACAGGTTCAAGTATAAAGATTTATACATTGCCACCAAGGGGTTCAGAGAAAAGGAGATGTTGGGGGAAGGCGGATTTGGAAGGGTCTACAAAGGCGTTCTGCCAACAAGCAAGGTTGAGGTTGCTATCAAGAAGGTCTCTCATCAAGCAAGACAGGGAATGAGAGAATTTATTGCAGAAATCGTCAGTATTGGTCGCTTACGCCATAGAAATTTAGTACCACTCTTGGGTTATTGTCGGCGTAAAGGAGAGTTACTTTTGGTATACGAGTTCATGTCCAATGGTAGTCTAGACAAGTTTTTGTACAACCAACCCAAGTATATCCTCAGCTGGAGCCAAAGATTGCGAGTCATCAAAGGTGTAGCATCCGGATTATTCTATCTACACGAAGAATGGGAGCAAGTAGTGATCCACCGAGATGTGAAAGCAAGTAATGTATTGTTAGATAGTGAACTGAATGGAAGATTAGGAGATTTCGGCCTGGCAAGGCTATACGATCATGGAACCCTCCCTCAATCCACCCATGTAGCGGGATCTCTTGGCTACCTTGCTCCTGAGCATAGCAGGACAGGGAGGGCCACAACAAGCACTGATGTATATGCTTTTGGGGCCTTTTTGCTGGAGGTTGCCTGCGGAAGAAGGCCAATAGAACCCCAAGCAGCACCAGAAGAGAAGGTCATTTTGGTTGATTGGGTATTTTCGTGCTGGAAAGCAGGCAATATTCTCCAGGCGGTTGATCAAAAGTTGGGTACTGAGTTTGTGAAAGAGGAAGCAGACTTGGTGTTGAAACTAGGCTTGTTATGCTCTCATTCAGAACCAAAGATTAGGCCGAGTATGAGGCAAATTCTGTTGTACTTGGAGGGATCAGTTGCCTTGCCAGATTTATCATCACTAGCCATGGGCGTTTCTGCTGTTGGTCTTGGCTTCGCCCACCCTGCTGGCTTTGAAAACATTTTATCGTCATTTGCTTTTTCCACAGAGAAACGTTTTTCACATTCTGTGGCAGACTCTACTCTCTCTGGTGGTCGGCAATTAAGATGCTCATCATTCTGA